One genomic window of Corynebacterium sp. sy039 includes the following:
- a CDS encoding DEAD/DEAH box helicase produces the protein MHENNPVLGDQLGMELTRAITEALPHSSYTHIAHLAPRPARHSQWASWIHPALISWLYDAGISKPYQHQMDCADAAFAGKHVVIATGTSSGKSLGYQLPILSTLATDPTACAIYLTPTKALGADQLGAITAMTSAIEELSDVHPAPYDGDTPTDARAAIREHSRFIFSNPDMLHHAILPNHARWARLLRHVKYIVVDECHSYRGVFGAHVSLVLRRLLRICARYGAQPTVIAASATSNDPAAHASNLIGAQVHAVTEDCAPTGARTIMLWEPGLVNAAENTAEIAAADDTDADSRVQTKAVAPIRYSASHETAEIMAVLVAEGARTLSFVRSRRQAEIVALRCSSILSQRDRSDLAERIAAYRAGYLAEERRKLERHLDDGTLLGVASTNALELGIDVGGLDSVVMAGYPGTAASFWQQAGRAGRRGQSSLIVLVARDEPMDMFLIHHPQALLERPIERNIFDPTNPHILVHHVLCAALEAPLSDAELAALQAEQVAADLAEQGLLRRRAAGWFTTLPPHSPDPHAQVSLRGNESDFVIVDSSDGRILGSISSAQVFAQAHPGAVYLHQGESFLVEDLDIAGKIALVKPETPDYITHSRSTTNIRVLSSPDQQHISNPAPGIWISNIDVEVTTQVIGYFRSYFDGSSLGLIPLELPQSQLRTRAVAYTVDPTLLSACGIADVPGALHAAEHAAIGMLPLIATCDRWDIGGVSTELHPDTGLPTVFVYDAHPGGAGFADCGFEHFGDWIAATYAVIDSCSCEKGCPSCIQSPKCGNGNNPLSKADALLLLKALLNATQA, from the coding sequence ATGCATGAAAATAACCCCGTATTGGGGGATCAGCTTGGTATGGAACTCACCAGAGCAATCACCGAAGCGCTGCCACATTCCTCTTACACCCACATTGCGCACTTAGCACCACGGCCTGCTCGCCATAGCCAATGGGCATCATGGATTCACCCAGCGCTTATTTCTTGGCTTTACGACGCCGGAATCAGCAAACCTTATCAGCATCAAATGGATTGCGCCGACGCTGCTTTTGCTGGGAAACACGTCGTGATTGCTACTGGAACATCATCAGGAAAATCATTAGGGTATCAGCTACCAATTCTGTCCACTCTCGCCACTGATCCTACTGCCTGCGCTATCTACCTCACACCAACCAAAGCACTAGGCGCGGATCAACTTGGAGCTATCACTGCGATGACCAGCGCGATTGAGGAATTATCCGATGTTCATCCTGCTCCTTATGACGGTGACACCCCCACAGATGCGCGCGCAGCCATCCGGGAGCATTCTCGATTTATTTTCAGCAATCCAGATATGCTCCACCATGCGATTTTGCCCAATCACGCTCGCTGGGCCAGACTATTACGACACGTAAAGTACATCGTTGTCGACGAGTGTCATTCTTATCGCGGTGTTTTTGGCGCCCATGTGTCTTTAGTGTTGCGAAGATTGTTGAGAATATGTGCTCGCTATGGCGCACAGCCAACAGTGATTGCTGCCTCTGCCACCAGCAATGATCCTGCCGCTCATGCCAGTAATCTCATTGGCGCTCAGGTTCATGCAGTAACTGAAGATTGTGCCCCCACAGGAGCACGCACAATCATGTTGTGGGAACCAGGATTGGTTAATGCTGCCGAAAATACTGCTGAGATTGCTGCGGCAGACGATACCGACGCTGATTCTCGTGTTCAGACTAAAGCGGTTGCACCCATTCGGTACTCAGCTTCACATGAAACAGCAGAAATTATGGCTGTTCTGGTAGCCGAGGGAGCACGAACATTAAGTTTTGTGCGTTCCAGGCGCCAAGCAGAGATTGTTGCCCTGCGCTGTAGCAGCATTTTATCCCAGAGAGATCGTTCCGATCTTGCTGAGCGTATTGCCGCATATCGGGCAGGATATTTGGCTGAGGAGCGTCGTAAGTTAGAACGCCACCTTGACGACGGTACTCTCCTTGGTGTCGCCTCCACTAATGCCCTTGAGTTAGGGATTGATGTTGGTGGTTTAGATAGTGTGGTTATGGCTGGTTATCCTGGCACTGCGGCAAGTTTTTGGCAGCAGGCAGGGCGGGCTGGGCGTCGAGGGCAAAGTAGCCTTATTGTTTTGGTGGCCAGGGACGAGCCTATGGATATGTTTTTGATTCATCATCCACAAGCGTTATTAGAACGCCCGATTGAGCGAAATATCTTTGACCCTACTAATCCACATATCCTTGTGCACCATGTTTTATGCGCTGCATTGGAAGCACCCCTCAGTGATGCAGAGCTTGCTGCTTTGCAGGCTGAACAGGTGGCAGCTGATTTGGCAGAGCAAGGATTGCTCCGACGACGTGCCGCAGGCTGGTTTACCACCTTGCCGCCACATTCTCCGGATCCTCATGCTCAGGTGTCTCTTCGGGGCAATGAAAGCGATTTTGTCATTGTGGACTCAAGCGATGGTCGTATTTTGGGTTCGATAAGTAGTGCGCAAGTTTTTGCCCAAGCGCACCCTGGCGCGGTGTATTTGCACCAAGGAGAGTCGTTTTTAGTAGAAGATCTCGATATAGCGGGCAAAATTGCTTTAGTAAAACCCGAAACCCCTGATTACATCACGCATTCACGCTCGACGACGAATATCCGTGTCCTTTCTAGTCCCGATCAACAGCATATAAGCAATCCTGCACCAGGAATCTGGATCTCTAATATCGATGTTGAGGTTACGACCCAGGTCATCGGTTATTTTCGATCGTATTTTGATGGCAGTTCCCTTGGGTTGATTCCCTTGGAACTTCCGCAAAGTCAGTTACGTACTCGAGCTGTGGCATATACAGTAGATCCCACGTTACTTTCTGCTTGTGGTATTGCTGATGTTCCTGGTGCTCTTCATGCCGCAGAACACGCCGCCATTGGTATGCTCCCGTTGATTGCCACGTGTGACCGGTGGGACATTGGCGGGGTGTCTACTGAGCTTCACCCTGATACTGGATTGCCGACTGTTTTTGTTTATGACGCTCATCCAGGTGGTGCTGGTTTTGCTGATTGTGGTTTTGAGCATTTTGGTGATTGGATTGCCGCGACTTATGCCGTGATTGATTCCTGTTCTTGTGAAAAAGGGTGCCCCTCATGTATCCAATCACCTAAATGCGGCAATGGTAATAATCCACTGAGCAAAGCCGATGCCTTATTGCTCCTAAAAGCATTGTTGAATGCCACCCAAGCCTAA
- a CDS encoding Rv3654c family TadE-like protein produces MQRQRKIVCNQDGNVTIVAIAMIFVCVSIFIVCITMSTRVIHRHQAKVIADVSAVAGAYALYAGNSACDRAEEVAHDNDALLVSCVCSGEDVEIGIEIEKVQASSRAGPVH; encoded by the coding sequence ATGCAACGCCAAAGAAAAATTGTGTGCAATCAAGATGGTAATGTCACGATTGTTGCAATAGCGATGATCTTTGTATGCGTGAGTATCTTTATCGTGTGCATAACTATGAGCACGCGCGTAATACATCGACATCAAGCAAAAGTCATTGCCGACGTATCAGCAGTAGCAGGAGCATATGCACTCTATGCCGGTAATTCAGCTTGTGATCGCGCTGAGGAAGTAGCACATGATAATGATGCACTCCTGGTTTCTTGTGTGTGCTCAGGAGAAGATGTTGAAATCGGCATCGAAATAGAAAAAGTGCAGGCGTCCTCCCGAGCGGGTCCGGTGCACTAG
- a CDS encoding DUF4244 domain-containing protein: protein MNIIQTRLRELFCNDAGMTTLEYAMGALAAMALAAALYMVVSSGTVSDAIESIITDALSKRPS from the coding sequence ATGAACATTATCCAGACACGGTTACGCGAGCTCTTTTGCAATGACGCAGGCATGACCACATTAGAATATGCAATGGGAGCACTTGCCGCAATGGCATTAGCTGCTGCCTTATATATGGTGGTCAGCAGCGGTACAGTTTCAGATGCGATTGAGTCAATTATCACTGATGCACTGTCGAAACGCCCCTCATAA
- a CDS encoding type II secretion system F family protein, with protein sequence MITFCCAIACSLLLWDSSRALRWHLLITHSINPRDGPNHDERKGSRTRGGRKRWVGMQKWCERWVALVSGHKNHTHPLDCAADVDLYASCISAGMSHSAAAAAVARKSHIVQWQAVAQLLALGMNGERAWQPLAQVDGLSELLSIARNSHRSGSAMHTGCTRLAQRLRTQAQTQSIARAQRAGVLIAIPLALCFLPAFFILGLVPLVVSLGIAQL encoded by the coding sequence ATGATTACATTCTGCTGTGCAATAGCGTGTTCACTATTGCTATGGGATTCCTCCCGGGCATTGCGCTGGCATTTACTTATTACCCACAGCATTAATCCCAGAGACGGACCAAACCACGATGAGCGCAAAGGAAGTCGCACCAGAGGAGGTCGCAAAAGGTGGGTTGGAATGCAGAAATGGTGTGAGCGCTGGGTGGCATTGGTGTCAGGACATAAAAACCATACACATCCGCTTGATTGTGCTGCTGATGTCGATCTTTACGCTTCCTGTATTAGTGCAGGGATGAGTCACAGTGCTGCGGCAGCTGCGGTGGCGCGTAAATCACATATTGTTCAGTGGCAAGCAGTAGCCCAATTACTCGCCTTGGGAATGAATGGTGAACGAGCATGGCAACCTTTGGCTCAAGTAGATGGGTTATCAGAACTATTGAGCATTGCACGTAACTCTCATCGATCTGGAAGTGCTATGCACACAGGATGTACTAGGCTCGCTCAGCGATTACGTACACAAGCTCAAACACAATCTATTGCTCGGGCGCAACGTGCAGGAGTGCTTATCGCCATACCACTAGCTTTATGCTTTCTACCTGCATTTTTTATTCTGGGGCTCGTTCCATTGGTGGTGTCTCTTGGGATTGCGCAGTTATAG
- a CDS encoding type II secretion system F family protein, producing the protein MGEKHMNAALWCLAGSMLITAPHSMLRAGIRTGDKQYRVPQIQKIGLAVVIVGLCIISTERISIALSVALLGATLYRVTKAILIQRQHNYAQKHMGQFMAVLVGELESGATTEQGLWKAAAETSHKTIAQRVRVAVKRARAAGALAGVQALEEYAHKIPAFARIAAVWELSHRHGIAQVPLFNQVQTYLDEQQKFQRLVAADIQGAQLTAIIVSILPIVGMLLGLAIGVNALDFLFGGGIGGVLLVVGVLFLSAGIEVSHKIIDSVKKGNP; encoded by the coding sequence ATGGGAGAAAAACACATGAACGCAGCATTATGGTGCCTGGCTGGATCCATGCTTATCACTGCACCGCATAGTATGCTTCGTGCAGGAATAAGGACTGGCGACAAGCAATACCGAGTGCCACAAATCCAAAAAATAGGGTTAGCAGTGGTGATAGTAGGGTTGTGCATTATCTCTACAGAACGGATAAGCATTGCTCTGTCTGTGGCACTTCTTGGCGCCACGCTGTACCGGGTGACGAAAGCAATTCTCATTCAGCGTCAGCATAATTATGCACAAAAACATATGGGACAATTTATGGCTGTCCTTGTTGGCGAATTAGAAAGTGGTGCTACTACTGAGCAGGGGTTATGGAAAGCAGCAGCAGAAACCTCGCATAAAACAATTGCGCAACGGGTTCGCGTAGCAGTAAAACGAGCGCGGGCAGCAGGAGCATTAGCAGGAGTACAGGCTTTAGAAGAATATGCCCATAAGATTCCAGCATTCGCTCGTATCGCCGCGGTATGGGAGCTATCCCACCGGCATGGCATTGCACAAGTGCCACTTTTTAACCAAGTGCAAACATACCTTGATGAGCAGCAAAAATTCCAACGATTAGTTGCCGCAGATATACAAGGGGCACAATTGACCGCAATCATTGTGAGTATTTTGCCAATAGTAGGAATGCTCTTGGGCCTAGCCATAGGGGTCAATGCTCTAGATTTCCTCTTTGGCGGAGGCATAGGTGGGGTGCTGCTTGTCGTCGGAGTGTTGTTTTTGAGCGCTGGAATAGAAGTGTCGCACAAAATTATTGATTCCGTTAAGAAAGGAAACCCATGA
- a CDS encoding TadA family conjugal transfer-associated ATPase produces the protein MSGGYVKIIEQVQRRIAEEGNPADLGSLVRDVAGGVLSDRDVFQILRKIRHDSDGIGPLESLVALPGVTDVVVNGARDIWFDRGNGLERAAIQFDDDNAVRQLATRLLNASGRRLDDAQCFADGRIARQDGSSLRVHAILSPPSDTGTCISLRVLKQSRAGLDDLCQYGTFSPQTQRIVEQIIDSRRSLLVIGGTGSGKTTLLGALLSRVSPKQRIICIEDTAELKPEHPHCISLVTRAKNTEGKGEITMTDLLKQALRMRPDRIVVGEIRGAEVVDLLAALNTGHEGCAGTVHANSLHEVPARLEALAALGGLSRSALHSQLAAAKPVVLMMKKTPEGRKLQQIGELVGNPTQIKVIWEKNT, from the coding sequence ATGAGCGGTGGTTATGTGAAAATTATTGAACAAGTGCAGCGTCGTATAGCAGAAGAAGGCAATCCTGCTGATCTCGGTAGTCTTGTGCGCGACGTCGCTGGTGGTGTGTTGAGTGATCGTGATGTATTCCAAATCCTACGAAAAATAAGGCACGATTCAGACGGTATCGGACCATTAGAAAGCCTAGTGGCGTTACCTGGCGTCACGGATGTAGTGGTCAATGGTGCCCGTGATATTTGGTTTGATCGTGGTAATGGCTTAGAACGTGCAGCGATACAGTTCGATGACGACAACGCGGTCAGGCAATTAGCAACCAGATTGCTCAATGCCTCAGGACGCAGACTCGACGACGCACAGTGCTTTGCCGACGGCAGAATAGCTCGACAAGATGGCAGTAGCTTGCGAGTCCATGCGATCCTTAGCCCGCCATCTGACACCGGAACGTGTATTTCTTTGCGCGTACTCAAACAGTCACGGGCAGGTCTAGATGACCTATGCCAATACGGCACATTTAGCCCACAGACGCAACGTATCGTGGAACAAATAATAGACTCACGACGCTCCCTCTTAGTTATTGGTGGCACAGGAAGTGGAAAAACGACGCTACTTGGTGCGTTATTGTCCAGGGTATCGCCTAAGCAGCGCATTATTTGTATCGAAGATACAGCAGAGCTGAAACCAGAACACCCACATTGCATTTCCTTAGTGACACGCGCAAAAAATACCGAAGGCAAGGGAGAAATAACCATGACAGACTTGCTGAAACAAGCACTGAGAATGCGGCCAGATCGTATCGTCGTGGGTGAAATTCGTGGTGCAGAGGTGGTTGATCTCCTTGCTGCGCTCAATACCGGACATGAGGGGTGTGCAGGAACAGTACACGCTAATTCTTTACATGAAGTGCCAGCACGCCTAGAGGCACTAGCTGCTTTAGGAGGATTATCCCGCAGTGCATTGCATTCACAACTAGCGGCAGCAAAACCAGTCGTATTGATGATGAAGAAAACACCAGAAGGAAGAAAACTTCAACAAATAGGTGAGTTAGTTGGCAACCCGACGCAAATCAAAGTGATATGGGAGAAAAACACATGA
- the ssd gene encoding septum site-determining protein Ssd — translation MNIESAVAPSITSPTSAYPVLVAIKDPVLKPDVLNAVAATGRKYIELAHPEQEFSRHIRRASVVLIDTHYAQKLVQQAALHTSARIFLLATESEEIDWQLAMKIHSDDVFVLPAQELELLETLGQNPNSHSAHDSPVIAVLGASGGAGTSTFAACLAHSLSYSTSSEVALCDAQPLSGGLDLLLGIESQMGVRWPDLSFTQGTISGKDLVAALPQCSSGVRVLSHARGIASDISAQAVSGVLESLCGCASVVVDCPVATDITHTVIDFAQLCVLLVPAEVRAAASASVLIEQLNAQKIRIAVVLVHRGWSGMNTADMEYLLKAPICAQIPKLPALAKTTETTGLSGKFPRAMTKAATHVLDHLQPEG, via the coding sequence GTGAACATAGAATCTGCAGTGGCTCCATCTATAACTTCACCTACCAGCGCATACCCTGTATTAGTTGCTATCAAAGACCCGGTACTCAAGCCTGATGTCCTTAACGCAGTCGCTGCTACTGGACGCAAATATATTGAGCTAGCGCACCCTGAACAAGAATTTTCTCGGCATATTCGTCGGGCGTCGGTTGTGCTTATCGACACTCACTATGCGCAAAAACTGGTGCAACAAGCTGCCCTCCACACGTCTGCTCGTATTTTTCTTCTTGCTACCGAATCGGAAGAAATAGATTGGCAACTAGCTATGAAAATACATAGCGATGATGTCTTTGTGTTACCTGCTCAAGAGCTAGAACTTTTAGAGACACTAGGGCAAAACCCCAATAGCCACAGCGCGCATGATAGTCCTGTGATTGCAGTCCTAGGTGCTAGTGGTGGTGCTGGTACCTCGACTTTCGCGGCTTGTCTTGCGCACTCTCTTTCTTACTCCACGAGTAGTGAGGTTGCACTGTGTGATGCGCAACCTCTATCGGGTGGTTTGGATTTACTTCTGGGCATTGAATCACAAATGGGAGTACGCTGGCCAGATCTCTCTTTTACCCAAGGCACGATTTCCGGGAAAGACCTGGTGGCAGCTTTGCCGCAGTGCTCATCTGGTGTGCGTGTGCTTAGCCATGCACGAGGTATTGCAAGTGATATATCAGCGCAGGCAGTCTCGGGCGTGCTAGAGAGTTTATGTGGATGTGCCAGCGTGGTCGTTGACTGTCCGGTAGCTACAGATATCACTCACACTGTAATTGATTTTGCACAATTATGTGTGCTCCTTGTGCCAGCTGAAGTGCGTGCAGCTGCTTCGGCATCAGTGCTCATTGAACAGTTAAATGCACAAAAAATACGCATAGCAGTTGTGTTAGTGCATAGAGGCTGGTCGGGAATGAATACAGCTGATATGGAGTACCTGCTCAAAGCACCCATATGCGCCCAAATACCTAAACTTCCCGCTTTGGCAAAAACCACGGAAACTACTGGACTCTCTGGAAAATTTCCCCGCGCAATGACCAAAGCAGCTACGCACGTACTTGATCATCTGCAGCCGGAGGGATAA
- a CDS encoding DoxX family protein — MIIDAQPLWAPILLALVLLGDILMSIRPLPFIEKCLRGVNLPRQWWWILIYIKTLAVAGLTVGIWIPGVGIATTAAVVAYFIAAAIAHIKAKFLGTEFWLNCLGMLALSIVVLGVMLYS, encoded by the coding sequence ATGATTATTGACGCACAGCCCCTATGGGCACCTATCCTGCTTGCCCTTGTTTTGCTTGGCGACATACTGATGTCGATTCGACCTCTGCCTTTTATTGAAAAATGCCTTCGAGGTGTCAACCTGCCCCGACAGTGGTGGTGGATATTGATCTATATTAAAACTCTTGCTGTTGCTGGTCTTACTGTCGGGATATGGATTCCTGGGGTGGGGATTGCTACCACAGCTGCAGTTGTTGCCTATTTCATTGCTGCGGCAATTGCGCACATAAAAGCCAAATTCCTTGGTACCGAGTTCTGGCTCAACTGCCTCGGTATGCTTGCGCTCTCTATTGTGGTGCTGGGGGTTATGCTTTACTCATAA
- a CDS encoding TetR/AcrR family transcriptional regulator, translating into MNMFNEQVQLENLSVRRQAQKEATQKKVLHAAHTLFIKNGYANTSIRDIATHAGVSVGTVMGVGNKRSILIKTIGHSIQEIHEEIHGESTDLLSVITPFLTMFTGHEELSRAFGAALIEESDHSETLTSLKQLLLNEIQSRLSNSTLSAQEATEFGEILYHTYLGLLIEWAAGLHNDEELHVQAQKTITRLETAFGVSQ; encoded by the coding sequence ATGAATATGTTCAATGAACAAGTTCAGTTAGAAAACCTGTCAGTACGTCGTCAAGCACAAAAAGAAGCCACACAAAAGAAAGTTCTACACGCAGCGCACACACTATTTATTAAAAACGGGTACGCCAACACCAGCATTCGAGATATAGCCACTCACGCAGGAGTAAGCGTGGGAACAGTCATGGGAGTAGGCAATAAACGCAGCATACTCATCAAAACCATTGGGCACTCAATACAGGAAATACACGAAGAAATACACGGAGAATCCACTGATCTTCTGTCAGTCATAACCCCTTTTCTCACGATGTTCACGGGACATGAGGAACTCTCTAGAGCTTTTGGCGCCGCACTCATCGAGGAATCCGATCACAGCGAAACCTTGACATCTCTAAAACAGCTACTCCTGAACGAAATTCAATCACGCCTGAGCAACAGCACTCTCTCAGCACAAGAAGCCACAGAGTTCGGGGAGATCCTCTATCACACCTACCTTGGCTTACTCATTGAATGGGCCGCCGGTTTACATAACGACGAAGAACTCCATGTTCAAGCCCAAAAAACAATCACCCGCCTAGAAACCGCTTTTGGAGTATCCCAATGA
- a CDS encoding ATP-binding protein: protein MFIPRALGGHIGKLMTWFPVVSLTGPRQSGKSTLLQGMFPDMSYLNLEDPGIRALAEKDPMGFLASQSNKLIIDEAQYVPDLFSAVQLVSDQRGTPGQYILSGSQNFLLMERITQSLAGRVGVSHLLPLSFSEVAQASAQEQLQPMTVDEFLLRGGYPRMYNVDIPTDIYFANYIRTYIERDVSGLLGVRRAEDFRKFLISCAHRAGNLVNYTTMGNELDISFQTVKSWLSVLESSFITFTLPAYHHNPRKALTKTPKLYFYDTGLLCFLLGISSAEQLLFSPFRGAIFENFVIAETAKKYLHAGKTPQLSFYRDDSKREIDLLDATDGNLHAYEIKASHTFKKDYGRHLVSVGQELDIPAGRRQVIYQGQHGSDGGAYSVVNVEKVLL, encoded by the coding sequence ATGTTCATCCCGCGTGCTCTTGGTGGGCACATAGGCAAGCTCATGACTTGGTTTCCCGTCGTCAGTCTTACTGGCCCGCGGCAATCTGGAAAATCTACCCTCTTGCAGGGAATGTTTCCTGATATGAGTTACCTGAATCTGGAAGATCCGGGTATTCGCGCCCTTGCAGAAAAAGATCCGATGGGTTTTCTTGCAAGCCAAAGCAATAAGCTCATTATTGATGAAGCTCAATATGTTCCGGATTTATTTTCTGCAGTGCAGTTAGTGTCAGATCAACGGGGAACGCCCGGGCAATATATTCTTTCCGGTTCTCAAAACTTTCTGCTGATGGAACGTATTACCCAGTCACTTGCGGGACGCGTGGGGGTTAGTCATCTATTGCCCTTAAGCTTTTCGGAAGTAGCCCAGGCATCCGCACAAGAGCAACTGCAACCTATGACAGTAGATGAGTTTTTACTCCGTGGAGGGTATCCACGTATGTATAACGTGGATATTCCCACTGATATTTATTTTGCAAACTATATTCGCACCTATATTGAACGGGATGTAAGTGGACTACTTGGGGTGCGTCGTGCGGAAGATTTTAGAAAATTTCTTATCTCTTGCGCTCATCGTGCCGGTAACCTTGTGAATTACACTACTATGGGCAATGAACTGGATATATCATTCCAGACTGTCAAGAGTTGGCTGAGTGTCCTTGAATCCAGTTTTATCACTTTCACTCTTCCTGCGTATCATCACAATCCGCGCAAGGCGCTCACTAAAACACCAAAGCTCTATTTCTATGACACGGGATTACTATGCTTCCTTCTGGGAATATCGTCGGCGGAGCAGTTACTATTCAGTCCTTTCCGAGGGGCTATTTTTGAGAACTTTGTTATTGCTGAAACTGCGAAAAAGTATCTTCATGCTGGGAAAACGCCGCAATTATCTTTTTATCGTGATGATTCTAAACGAGAGATTGACTTATTAGATGCCACTGACGGCAACCTCCACGCCTATGAGATTAAGGCGTCTCATACTTTTAAGAAAGACTATGGGCGCCACCTTGTTTCTGTAGGTCAAGAACTGGACATTCCGGCTGGGAGACGGCAGGTGATTTATCAAGGGCAGCATGGTTCTGATGGTGGGGCGTATTCCGTGGTGAATGTTGAAAAGGTATTGTTATAA
- a CDS encoding DJ-1/PfpI family protein, which yields MTPTRISIILFKDFELLDVFGPAEFFSHVENLGVEFLSPDGQPIASSQGVEIIPDGSYSQISGDVLMVPGGLGTRSLATDTHFLQELRKLAHSTTLTLSVCTGSALLAAAGLLDGYRATSNKQAFNWARSHGTTVDWAHKARWVHDRDIWTSSGIAAGMDMAAAFVAHYFGENTADNIAQKMELRISKDPDSDPFAV from the coding sequence ATGACCCCCACCCGCATTTCCATTATCCTTTTCAAGGATTTCGAGCTTCTTGATGTGTTTGGTCCAGCAGAGTTCTTCTCACACGTCGAAAACTTGGGCGTCGAATTCCTATCCCCAGACGGACAACCCATCGCAAGCTCACAAGGCGTCGAAATAATCCCCGACGGTTCCTACTCACAGATAAGCGGCGACGTCCTCATGGTTCCAGGAGGGCTAGGCACCAGATCCCTAGCTACAGACACACATTTTCTACAGGAGCTCCGGAAACTAGCGCACAGCACCACACTGACACTATCGGTATGTACCGGCTCCGCACTGCTTGCCGCAGCAGGATTATTAGACGGCTACCGCGCAACCAGCAATAAACAGGCTTTCAACTGGGCACGCTCCCACGGAACCACCGTGGATTGGGCACATAAAGCCAGGTGGGTACATGACCGCGACATATGGACATCCTCGGGAATCGCAGCTGGAATGGACATGGCGGCAGCCTTCGTGGCGCATTATTTCGGAGAAAACACTGCCGACAATATCGCCCAAAAAATGGAATTACGCATTTCCAAAGATCCTGATAGTGACCCTTTTGCGGTGTGA
- a CDS encoding transcriptional regulator, with product MNDFAQLDPIIHPLNRFKICSILNTYGATEDTETHMQFSVLRLKTGLSDATLSKQLSILEEKNYISRFREYGSSRKKDIVWITLTQQGKKAFDAHLAALKELSGL from the coding sequence ATGAATGACTTTGCCCAGTTAGATCCAATCATTCATCCACTTAATCGTTTTAAGATCTGCTCTATCCTCAACACATATGGTGCAACCGAAGACACAGAAACCCATATGCAGTTTTCCGTATTACGGCTCAAAACAGGCCTATCCGACGCCACCCTATCGAAACAGTTGAGCATTCTGGAAGAAAAAAACTACATCAGCAGGTTTCGGGAATACGGCTCTTCTCGGAAAAAAGATATTGTGTGGATTACACTCACGCAACAAGGCAAAAAAGCATTCGACGCTCACCTAGCAGCTCTCAAAGAGCTCAGTGGGCTTTAA